In one Planctomycetota bacterium genomic region, the following are encoded:
- a CDS encoding 2-hydroxyacyl-CoA dehydratase family protein produces the protein LAPREASEAIAAFDRDERPRLQGERRSLPHGIPVAVVGGPLMRNDAQVFDRIEEAGGAVVLDGTESGARTLPAPFDRRRLRDDPVLELVDAYFGRIPDAFRRPDDALVAWLGRELASSGARAVVLWRYVWCDLWAAFAARAGDLAGLPVLDLDVSGDEGADRRTANRLQAFLEVLR, from the coding sequence TCCTGGCGCCCCGCGAGGCCAGCGAGGCCATCGCCGCGTTCGACCGGGATGAGCGGCCGCGCCTTCAAGGCGAGCGCCGCTCGCTGCCGCACGGCATCCCGGTCGCGGTGGTCGGTGGGCCGCTCATGCGCAACGACGCGCAAGTTTTCGACCGGATCGAAGAGGCCGGCGGCGCCGTCGTCCTGGACGGAACCGAGAGCGGCGCCCGGACGCTCCCGGCCCCATTCGATCGCCGCCGACTCCGCGACGATCCGGTCCTGGAACTCGTGGACGCTTACTTCGGCCGTATTCCCGACGCCTTTCGCCGGCCCGACGACGCGCTGGTCGCCTGGTTGGGGCGCGAGTTGGCCTCGAGCGGCGCCCGCGCCGTCGTCCTCTGGCGCTACGTCTGGTGCGACCTCTGGGCCGCTTTCGCCGCTCGCGCCGGGGACCTCGCCGGCCTCCCCGTTCTGGACCTGGACGTCTCCGGCGACGAGGGGGCCGATCGCCGAACCGCCAACCGGCTCCAGGCCTTTCTGGAAGTGCTGCGATGA